A genomic window from Musa acuminata AAA Group cultivar baxijiao unplaced genomic scaffold, Cavendish_Baxijiao_AAA HiC_scaffold_911, whole genome shotgun sequence includes:
- the LOC135664936 gene encoding protein MKS1-like, translating into MDPSESRPSPRRELQGPRPAPLRVSKDSYKIKKPPVAPSHHSQPPADLPPRPPPQQHRDPVIIYAVSPKIIHTDPSEFMTLVQRLTGSNSGSQFPPPPSPPGGALSPAARIASFEKATSSPRAASVDQWEIDRPASFPGILSPVPASLPPISPNLFSPSFDPSVLSFLHDLSPAFATTINSGNRSFFDGGSNYSSSPATNLLSTPTLPSPGAFWDLMSQFPDM; encoded by the coding sequence ATGGATCCCTCGGAGTCCCGGCCGTCGCCGCGGCGTGAGCTGCAGGGCCCGCGACCTGCTCCTCTCAGGGTCAGCAAGGACTCCTACAAGATCAAGAAGCCCCCCGTGGCCCCGTCCCACCACTCCCAACCCCCGGCGGATCTGCCACCTCGGCCACCCCCGCAGCAGCACCGGGACCCGGTCATCATCTACGCCGTCTCGCCCAAGATCATCCACACCGATCCCAGCGAGTTCATGACGCTGGTCCAACGACTCACCGGCTCCAACTCCGGCTCCCAGTTCCCGCCACCGCCGTCGCCGCCCGGCGGCGCGCTCTCTCCCGCCGCCCGCATCGCCTCGTtcgaaaaggcgacgtcgtcgcCACGAGCGGCTTCCGTGGACCAGTGGGAAATCGACCGGCCTGCTTCCTTCCCGGGGATCCTGTCGCCGGTTCCGGCGTCGCTCCCCCCGATATCGCCCAACCTCTTCTCTCCCTCGTTCGACCCGAGTGTGCTCAGCTTCTTGCATGACCTGAGTCCAGCTTTCGCCACCACCATCAACAGCGGCAATCGGAGCTTCTTCGATGGAGGAAGCAACTACTCGTCCAGTCCTGCTACCAACTTGCTGTCAACTCCTACTCTTCCTTCTCCCGGAGCTTTCTGGGATCTGATGAGCCAATTCCCAGATATGTAG
- the LOC135664933 gene encoding uncharacterized protein LOC135664933 isoform X1, whose translation MPIFDEGEDNFFDAYDEIRTSIDSSSSDNSLITDQVLELQRTEYELWTMEPMSVDDRRKRFFRGMGFDELVQSPVGCSMDTEDSTIGSSEEKMDAKRIMTTSGVVSNSLSSPDVGEPEDSFCCIKDLDSGRQFMVHEFGQDGFPSMFKEVGSEKLMTLQEFEIFLGLSWSVQKLSRKDVVLFREKTICSHDTKKNNYLNWWSSFTKRRHRVGASNYNVSVKKTRLTRSMRTKVHRYRKNCMDFTALYMGQEVQGHKGLIRAMKFSPSGRYLASGGEDCVVRIWQIIEAEDSCKCVTTDGSSRFVGKVKGTKLVEGKASNVAPVFIPKRIFKIEESPLLELRGHTSDILDLSWSQSNCLLTSSKDKTVRLWKVGSDGCLKIFQHNNYVTCVQFNPVEDRLFISGSIDGKVRIWDILENRVIDWVEIGDMATAVCYRPDGKGFVVGSIKGNCRFYDCSAKTMQLDLQFSLCSKKKSSGKPITSLQFCPEDYKRIMITSADSRIRICNGVDIILILKGHRKAKNQLYASFSSDGRQVVSVGEDSNVYIWSYDVSGNLPCRGPKLIRSSEFFFSKGASIAVPWPGMGCNYREAIVNNSNHISSQPQKISEQVFRLKNPDCLSLGAWPFSDGSSRVSATWPEEKLSLQTKPRLLPEDCHQQYHHLHHDYWSLTSTASTWNSVIVTAGDDGAIRSFHNFGLPIRL comes from the exons ATGCCGATCTTCGACGAGGGAGAAGATAACTTCTTTGACGCATATGATGAGATCAGGACTTCCATTGATTCCTCATCATCTGACAATTCCCTTATCACAGATCAAGTTTTGGAACTTCAGAGGACTGAATATGAACTATGGACGATGGAGCCGATGAGTGTTGATGACAGGCGTAAAAGGTTCTTCAGAGGAATGGGTTTTGATGAACTTGTACAATCTCCTGTAGGCTGCTCTATGGATACTGAAGATTCGACAAttggttcatcggaagagaagatggaTGCTAAAAGAATTATGACAACCAGTGGTGTTGTCTCGAACAGTTTGTCATCTCCTGATGTTGGAGAACCTGAAGATTCTTTCTGTTGTATAAAGGATCTAGATAGTGGTAGACAATTTATGGTTCATGAATTTGGGCAAGATGGTTTTCCCAGCATGTTCAAAGAAGTTGGCTCAGAAAAGTTGATGACACTGCAGGAGTTTGAAATTTTTCTTGGCCTCTCATGGTCTGTTCAGAAACTCTCAAGGAAAGATGTCGTCCTCTTTAGGGAAAAGACTATTTGCAGTCATGATACAAAGAAAAACAACTATTTAAACTGGTGGAGTAGTTTCACAAAGAGGAGGCATCGTGTGGGAGCAAGCAACTATAATGTTTCTGTTAAGAAGACCAGACTAACCAGGTCAATGAGAACAAAAGTTCATCGATATAGGAAAAACTGCATGGATTTCACTGCACTATACATGGGTCAAGAGGTTCAGGGACATAAAGGTCTGATTCGGGCCATGAAATTTAGTCCAAGTGGGAGGTATCTTGCAAGCGGTGGTGAAGATTGTGTTGTACGCATTTGGCAGATTATTGAAGCTGAAGATTCATGCAAATGTGTTACTACAGATGGATCATCCAGATTTGTTGGTAAAGTTAAGGGTACTAAGTTGGTTGAGGGGAAAGCTAGCAATGTGGCTCCAGTTTTTATTCCAAAAAGGATTTTTAAGATTGAGGAATCTCCGTTGCTGGAATTGAGGGGTCACACAAGTGATATCTTGGACCTATCTTGGTCTCAATCTAAT TGTCTGCTGACTTCCTCTAAAGATAAAACGGtacgcttgtggaaagttggttcTGATGGATGTCTTAAAATTTTCCAACACAATAATTATG TGACTTGTGTTCAGTTCAACCCTGTTGAAGATAGATTATTTATTAGTGGCTCAATTGATGGCAAAGTTCGTATTTGGGACATTCTAGAGAATCGAGTAATTGATTGGGTTGAAATAGGGGACATGGCAACTGCTGTATGTTATCGGCCAGATGGAAAG GGATTTGTTGTTGGCTCAATCAAAGGAAACTGCCGCTTTTATGACTGCTCAG CTAAAACAATGCAGCTTGATTTGCAATTCAGTCTATGCAGTAAAAAGAAGTCTTCTGGCAAGCCAATTACTAGCCTGCAG TTTTGCCCAGAAGATTATAAAAGAATTATGATCACGTCGGCAGACTCGAGAATTCGTATTTGTAATGGGGTTGACATCATTCTTATACTCAAAG GTCACAGGAAGGCCAAAAATCAGTTGTATGCATCATTCAGTTCAGATGGACGACAAGTTGTATCCGTGGGTGAGGATTCCAATGTTTACATCTGGAGTTATGATGTATCAGGCAACCTACCATGCAGAGGTCCCAAGTTGATTCGTTCGTCTGAGTTCTTCTTTTCTAAAGGTGCATcaattgcggtaccatggcctggcATGGGCTGCAACTACAGAGAAGCAATTGTCAACAACAGTAATCATATTTCCTCTCAACCACAGAAAATTTCAGAGCAAGTCTTCCGGCTAAAGAATCCGGACTGCTTGTCTCTCGGTGCATGGCCGTTTTCTGATGGTTCATCAAGGGTGTCGGCTACATGGCCTGAGGAGAAGCTTTCTTTGCAAACGAAGCCTCGGTTACTGCCTGAAGACTGTCATCAGCAGTATCACCATCTCCATCATGATTACTGGAGCCTTACATCAACGGCAAGCACATGGAATTCAGTCATAGTGACAGCAGGAGATGATGGGGCTATCAGGTCTTTCCATAATTTTGGATTGCCCATTAGGCTGTGA
- the LOC135664933 gene encoding uncharacterized protein LOC135664933 isoform X2 — MPIFDEGEDNFFDAYDEIRTSIDSSSSDNSLITDQVLELQRTEYELWTMEPMSVDDRRKRFFRGMGFDELVQSPVGCSMDTEDSTIGSSEEKMDAKRIMTTSGVVSNSLSSPDVGEPEDSFCCIKDLDSGRQFMVHEFGQDGFPSMFKEVGSEKLMTLQEFEIFLGLSWSVQKLSRKDVVLFREKTICSHDTKKNNYLNWWSSFTKRRHRVGASNYNVSVKKTRLTRSMRTKVHRYRKNCMDFTALYMGQEVQGHKGLIRAMKFSPSGRYLASGGEDCVVRIWQIIEAEDSCKCVTTDGSSRFVGKVKGTKLVEGKASNVAPVFIPKRIFKIEESPLLELRGHTSDILDLSWSQSNCLLTSSKDKTVRLWKVGSDGCLKIFQHNNYVTCVQFNPVEDRLFISGSIDGKVRIWDILENRVIDWVEIGDMATAVCYRPDGKGFVVGSIKGNCRFYDCSAKTMQLDLQFSLCSKKKSSGKPITSLQFCPEDYKRIMITSADSRIRICNGVDIILILKGRPKISCMHHSVQMDDKLYPWVRIPMFTSGVMMYQATYHAEVPS, encoded by the exons ATGCCGATCTTCGACGAGGGAGAAGATAACTTCTTTGACGCATATGATGAGATCAGGACTTCCATTGATTCCTCATCATCTGACAATTCCCTTATCACAGATCAAGTTTTGGAACTTCAGAGGACTGAATATGAACTATGGACGATGGAGCCGATGAGTGTTGATGACAGGCGTAAAAGGTTCTTCAGAGGAATGGGTTTTGATGAACTTGTACAATCTCCTGTAGGCTGCTCTATGGATACTGAAGATTCGACAAttggttcatcggaagagaagatggaTGCTAAAAGAATTATGACAACCAGTGGTGTTGTCTCGAACAGTTTGTCATCTCCTGATGTTGGAGAACCTGAAGATTCTTTCTGTTGTATAAAGGATCTAGATAGTGGTAGACAATTTATGGTTCATGAATTTGGGCAAGATGGTTTTCCCAGCATGTTCAAAGAAGTTGGCTCAGAAAAGTTGATGACACTGCAGGAGTTTGAAATTTTTCTTGGCCTCTCATGGTCTGTTCAGAAACTCTCAAGGAAAGATGTCGTCCTCTTTAGGGAAAAGACTATTTGCAGTCATGATACAAAGAAAAACAACTATTTAAACTGGTGGAGTAGTTTCACAAAGAGGAGGCATCGTGTGGGAGCAAGCAACTATAATGTTTCTGTTAAGAAGACCAGACTAACCAGGTCAATGAGAACAAAAGTTCATCGATATAGGAAAAACTGCATGGATTTCACTGCACTATACATGGGTCAAGAGGTTCAGGGACATAAAGGTCTGATTCGGGCCATGAAATTTAGTCCAAGTGGGAGGTATCTTGCAAGCGGTGGTGAAGATTGTGTTGTACGCATTTGGCAGATTATTGAAGCTGAAGATTCATGCAAATGTGTTACTACAGATGGATCATCCAGATTTGTTGGTAAAGTTAAGGGTACTAAGTTGGTTGAGGGGAAAGCTAGCAATGTGGCTCCAGTTTTTATTCCAAAAAGGATTTTTAAGATTGAGGAATCTCCGTTGCTGGAATTGAGGGGTCACACAAGTGATATCTTGGACCTATCTTGGTCTCAATCTAAT TGTCTGCTGACTTCCTCTAAAGATAAAACGGtacgcttgtggaaagttggttcTGATGGATGTCTTAAAATTTTCCAACACAATAATTATG TGACTTGTGTTCAGTTCAACCCTGTTGAAGATAGATTATTTATTAGTGGCTCAATTGATGGCAAAGTTCGTATTTGGGACATTCTAGAGAATCGAGTAATTGATTGGGTTGAAATAGGGGACATGGCAACTGCTGTATGTTATCGGCCAGATGGAAAG GGATTTGTTGTTGGCTCAATCAAAGGAAACTGCCGCTTTTATGACTGCTCAG CTAAAACAATGCAGCTTGATTTGCAATTCAGTCTATGCAGTAAAAAGAAGTCTTCTGGCAAGCCAATTACTAGCCTGCAG TTTTGCCCAGAAGATTATAAAAGAATTATGATCACGTCGGCAGACTCGAGAATTCGTATTTGTAATGGGGTTGACATCATTCTTATACTCAAAG GAAGGCCAAAAATCAGTTGTATGCATCATTCAGTTCAGATGGACGACAAGTTGTATCCGTGGGTGAGGATTCCAATGTTTACATCTGGAGTTATGATGTATCAGGCAACCTACCATGCAGAGGTCCCAAGTTGA